One window of the Triticum dicoccoides isolate Atlit2015 ecotype Zavitan chromosome 3B, WEW_v2.0, whole genome shotgun sequence genome contains the following:
- the LOC119275755 gene encoding protein CASPARIAN STRIP INTEGRITY FACTOR 1-like isoform X2 has translation MEANKPSYYLFVFVFAALLLSSMAGAQRKLLMNEDDAGSTMQEDDEVLVVVHGGRILRQVKTSDYGNYDPTPTMAKPHFKDIPN, from the exons ATGGAGGCCAACAAGCCTAGCTACTATCTCTTCGTCTTCGTCTTCGCGGCGCTCCTCTTGTCCTCCATGGCTG GAGCGCAGAGGAAGTTGCTGATGAATGAAGATGATGCAGGATCGACGATG CAGGAAGACGACGAGGTGTTGGTGGTGGTGCACGGCGGGAGAATCCTCAGGCAGGTGAAGACGAGCGACTACGGGAACTATGACCCAACTCCGACCATGGCCAAGCCTCACTTCAAGGACATACCTAACTAA
- the LOC119275755 gene encoding protein CASPARIAN STRIP INTEGRITY FACTOR 1-like isoform X1 — MEANKPSYYLFVFVFAALLLSSMAGAQRKLLMNEDDAGSTMQQEDDEVLVVVHGGRILRQVKTSDYGNYDPTPTMAKPHFKDIPN, encoded by the exons ATGGAGGCCAACAAGCCTAGCTACTATCTCTTCGTCTTCGTCTTCGCGGCGCTCCTCTTGTCCTCCATGGCTG GAGCGCAGAGGAAGTTGCTGATGAATGAAGATGATGCAGGATCGACGATG CAGCAGGAAGACGACGAGGTGTTGGTGGTGGTGCACGGCGGGAGAATCCTCAGGCAGGTGAAGACGAGCGACTACGGGAACTATGACCCAACTCCGACCATGGCCAAGCCTCACTTCAAGGACATACCTAACTAA
- the LOC119275754 gene encoding uncharacterized oxidoreductase At4g09670-like — protein sequence MEMVLAAAANCTGALSSNHPKTFLKSRRSSLQMRACRSGPAAPLAVSSAAAPEEPRPVRLGIMGCGSIARKVARSMLLVPAADVAAVASRSEGKARLFAADNGLRSGTRIHGSYEALLDDPDVDAVYMPLPTSLHVKWATAAAERGKHLLLEKPTAPCAADLEPILAACEANGVQFMDSTMWMHHPRTAKMRQLVADQDTIGDVRFINTMVSFLANEDFLQNDIRVKPDLDGLGVLGDIGWYCIRGILWAVDYELPKNVVALRHPVKNQAGVLLACGASLYWADGKVATFHCSFLTNLTMDLTVVGTNGTIHVTDLVIPYEEKSAPFSVDSKTNFAELSTGWDPHPSKHVVTTDLPQEGLMVQEFCRLVQGIRDAGVKPEGKWPGITRKTQIVVDAVKASIDNGFESVDVAS from the exons ATGGAGATGGTCCTCGCCGCCGCAGCAAACTGTACCGGTGCCTTGTCGTCCAACCACCCCAAAACGTTCCTCAAATCGCGTCGATCCTCGCTCCAAATGCGGGCCTGCAGATCGGGCCCCGCTGCGCCGCTCGCCGTgtcgtccgccgccgcgccggagGAGCCGCGCCCGGTGCGCCTGGGCATCATGGGCTGCGGCTCCATCGCGCGCAAGGTCGCGCGCTCAATGCTGCTCGTCCCCGCCGCCGACGTGGCCGCCGTCGCCAGCCGCTCCGAGGGCAAGGCGCGCCTCTTCGCCGCCGACAACGGCCTCCGGAGCGGCACGCGCATCCACGGCTCCTACGAGGCGCTCCTCGACGACCCGGACGTCGACGCCGTCTACATGCCGCTCCCCACCAGCCTCCACGTCAAGTGGGCGACCGCCGCCGCCGAGCGGGGCAAGCACCTGCTCCTCGAGAAGCCCACCGCGCCCTGCGCCGCCGACCTCGAGCCCATCCTCGCCGCCTGCGAGGCCAACGGCGTGCAGTTCATGGACTCCACCATGTGGATGCACCACCCCCGCACTGCCAAGATGCGTCAGCTCGTGGCCGATCAGGACACAATCGGAGACGTCAGATTT ATAAACACCATGGTCAGCTTCCTAGCAAACGAAGATTTCCTCCAGAATGACATCAGGGTGAAGCCAGACCTTGACGGCCTGGGTGTGCTCGGTGATATCGGGTGGTACTGCATCCGTGGAATCCTGTGGGCGGTTGACTATGAGCTGCCCAAGAATGTGGTTGCTCTCCGTCACCCTGTCAAGAACCAAGCCGGCGTGCTCCTTGCTTGCGGCGCGTCGCTCTACTGGGCCGACGGCAAGGTCGCCACCTTCCACTGTTCTTTCCTTACCAACCTGACCATGGACCTCACCGTCGTCGGCACCAACGGTACTATTCATGTCACCGACTTGGTCATCCCGTACGAAGAGAAGTCTGCTCCGTTCAGCGTCGACTCCAAGACAAACTTCGCCGAACTCTCTACCGGATGGGATCCACATCCGAGCAAGCATGTTGTCACCACGGACCTACCCCAGGAGGGGCTCATGGTCCAGGAGTTCTGTAGGCTGGTGCAGGGCATCAGAGATGCCGGTGTCAAGCCTGAGGGGAAGTGGCCGGGCATCACCCGGAAGACACAGATTGTCGTGGATGCAGTGAAGGCTTCTATTGACAACGGATTTGAGTCCGTCGATGTTGCCAGCTAA
- the LOC119275753 gene encoding transcription factor Pur-alpha 1-like, whose translation MDGGGGMGPVGGGVGGMVGPVGVGGGGGGSDVELVSKTLQFEHKLFYFDLKENPRGRYLKISEKTSTTRSTIIVPIAGVAWFLDLFDYYIRTDERDVFSKELRLDTKVFYFDIGENKRGRYLKVSEASVNRNRSTIIVPAGSSGEEGWEAFRNVLLEINDEASRLYVLPNHPSQQHLEPPERLPGLSDDVGAGFIAGHGSQSASVPEVDVDGPPIEEFSGMGLSKVIRADQKRFFFDLGSNNRGHYLRISEVAGADRSSIILPLSGLKQFHEMVGHFVDIMKDRLEGMTGANVRTVEPSQR comes from the exons atggacggcggcggaggcatggggcccgtcggcggcggggtGGGAGGCATGGTGGGACccgtcggcgtcggcggcgggggcggcgggagcgacgtggagctcgtcagcAAAACGCTGCAGTTCGAGCACAAGCTCTTCTACTTCGATCTGAAGGAGAACCCGCGGGGGAGGTACCTCAAGATCTCCGAGAAGACGTCCACCACGCGCTCCACCATCATCGTGCCCATCGCCGGCGTCGCCTGGTTCCTCGACCTCTTCGACTATTACATCCGCACCGACGAGCGCGACGTCTTCAGCAAGGAGCTACGCCTCGACACTAAG GTGTTCTACTTCGATATTGGGGAGAACAAGAGAGGCCGCTACCTTAAG GTTTCGGAGGCATCTGTCAATAGAAACCGTAGCACGATAATTGTTCCGGCTggtagctctggcgaagaaggttgGGAAGCATTTAGGAATGTACTGTTAGAAATCAATGACGAAGCTTCCCGACTCTATGTTCTTCCAAATCATCCAAGTCAG CAACACCTGGAACCTCCAGAGCGCCTTCCTGGCCTTTCTGACGATGTTGGTGCTGGATTTATAGCTGGGCATGGCAGCCAATCTGCATCTGTACCCGAGGTAGACGTTGATGGGCCTCCTATTGAAGAATTTAGTGGCATGGGGCTGTCTAAGGTGATAAGGGCAGATCAGAAAAGGTTTTTCTTTGACCTGGGCAGCAACAACAGGGGCCATTATTTGAGGATTTCCGAG GTCGCTGGAGCTGATCGTTCGTCGATAATCTTGCCACTTTCTGGTTTGAAGCAGTTCCATGAGATGGTGGGACACTTTGTAGATATAATGAAGGACAGACTTGAAGGAATGACGGGCGCGAACGTGCGCACTGTCGAGCCCAGCCAGAGATGA